The genome window CGATCCCAGGAACCGCACCAAACCGATATTGGGGGCCAACGACGGTGCCAGCGGCGTGGCCATCCTGCTGACTCTGGCCGACATCTTTGCCCGGAATGTGCCCCCGATCGGAGTAGATCTTCTATTCGTGGATGCCGAGGATATGGGTCGCTCCGGTGACCTGGATAATTTTGCTCTGGGGTCCAAAGCCTTTCTTGCCCAAATGAACGAACTCCTGGAGGGCGCAAGACCCCGATATGCCGTGTTGGTGGACATGGTGGGGGATGCGGAGCTGTCCCTTCCCATGGAATACAACTCGTGGCGGGATGCACGGGAGCTGGTCCGGCGCATCTGGCGGCTGGCCGAGGAACTGGGTTACCCCCAATTCCGGTTCGAAATGGGTCCCCAAATCTACGATGATCATGTACCCTTCCTGGAGGCTGGCATCCCGGCGGTGGATATCATCGACTTCGACTACCCCAATACGGAGACGAATTACTGGCATACCCTGGAGGATACCCCTGATAAGTGCTCGGCGGAAAGCCTGGAGGCGGTGGGAACGGTGCTTGTTACCCTTATTTACAGCGAAAGTCCCTGATGCCGCCACAGGCTTCACCTGTAAGAGCTGCAGCGAGTGATTTGCAGCGTCTGACCCTATCAGGGTCTCTCGCGGCCCTGGAAGCCTGTCTGGGCTTGTTAGCTGCCTGGGTACGCGGGACCCAGGAACATACTTGCGAAGCGCCCTCAAACCCCGCCGCGATCGATCTGTATATTTCAGTCCAGGACCGGCCCTTGGTGGACGCCGCCTGGGTGACTTGACAGGCGGAGGCATTACCGGCGGTGCAAGAGGTGTCCCGAAGCTGGTTGCCAGTGCCGGAGCAGGACTGGCACCTGAACTGGCGGAAACACTTCATCCCGATCCAGGTGACGAAAAACATCACCATTGTACCGGAGTGGGACACGCGCTCCAGGGCCCCCATTCTCATCCGGTTGCGACCTGGAATGGTTTTTGGAACTGGCCATCATGCGACAACCCGGCTGGTCCTCACGATGCTGGATCACCTGGGATGCGGCCGACAGCGCGTCCTGGATATGGGGACCGGCTCCGGCGTGCTGGCCATTGCGGCAGCCCTGCTGGGAGCCCAGCGGGTGACTGCGGTGGAGCTGGATCCTGACTGTAAGGAAAATTTCCTGACCAACCTGGCGCTTAACGCTTTGACAGGTCGCGTGGACTTCGTGCAGGGAGATGCTGGTGGATGGGAAGACTTCAACTTCGACCTGGTGCTGGCGAATATCAATCGAGCGGTGATTTTTCCTCTTCCTACGCGATATGCCCGGTCTGATTCGCCTGGGAAAGCAGTGGTATCCGGTTTGTCAGCGGATGACAAGAGCGTCCTGTTGAGCCACTGCTGCCAGCTGGATCTTGCATTGGCGGAAGTTGAGGTGGGAGGAGAGTGGCTTTGCGCCGTCCTGATGAGAGCACGAAGGCGCACCCCGTAGCTGTACCGGAGAGAAAAAAATTGAGCATACACCGGATTTCCACCTATATTGCGCCCTTCATGAAGCACCTGCAACGCTTGCTAGTATTGGCCGGAGTAGCCATCACAGTCTGGCCGGGCTGCGACTATATCGGCGTCGAGCCTTCCGAGGAGGTGCCGGTTCTGTCCAATCCTCAGACTTCTTATGATGACAGGGACAACCGCTTCTACGCCGCCGTCACGGTGACCCTCCCTGACGAGGGTGTAGAGCTGGACACCATCTGGGCCGAAATGTTTCTGGCTACGGGACTCCTGGCTGATT of Candidatus Neomarinimicrobiota bacterium contains these proteins:
- a CDS encoding M28 family peptidase, which encodes MTGVSPAREVRLFLVSGLLFFGAVVCGQSIPHFDGAQAYELLERQVALGPRYPGSPGHDAMVGFMEEYLEPRAHKLKVQTTSRDHPYEDGLLTIVNVLARFNPAARKHVLLLAHYDTRDIADQDPDPRNRTKPILGANDGASGVAILLTLADIFARNVPPIGVDLLFVDAEDMGRSGDLDNFALGSKAFLAQMNELLEGARPRYAVLVDMVGDAELSLPMEYNSWRDARELVRRIWRLAEELGYPQFRFEMGPQIYDDHVPFLEAGIPAVDIIDFDYPNTETNYWHTLEDTPDKCSAESLEAVGTVLVTLIYSESP
- a CDS encoding 50S ribosomal protein L11 methyltransferase, which produces MSRSWLPVPEQDWHLNWRKHFIPIQVTKNITIVPEWDTRSRAPILIRLRPGMVFGTGHHATTRLVLTMLDHLGCGRQRVLDMGTGSGVLAIAAALLGAQRVTAVELDPDCKENFLTNLALNALTGRVDFVQGDAGGWEDFNFDLVLANINRAVIFPLPTRYARSDSPGKAVVSGLSADDKSVLLSHCCQLDLALAEVEVGGEWLCAVLMRARRRTP